In one window of Flavobacterium ginsengisoli DNA:
- a CDS encoding carboxypeptidase-like regulatory domain-containing protein translates to MVKKYVVFFFIWFFNFSFSQKEITVTGIVIDARTQNPLESVVVTIQNTAVMQLTSKIGKFELHIFPKKEQLLLLRNQGYKDFLLKVQSNLKENIDLGILQLEDTYSDEVPAALITLSDNDFSDDNSSSEMTSGLLQSSRDAFMQASAFNWGQARFRVRGLDSENAITMLNGMPMNKIYDGRPQWGNWGGLNNVLRNQEFSIGTAASNYTFGGILGTQQIFTRASLYRKGESFTFSGSNTTYLWRAVATYASGMNLSGWAFVVSAGKRWADEGYFEGTSFNADSFFISVEKSKQKTFSQFYRVLYAKFKRKKFSQYK, encoded by the coding sequence ATGGTAAAAAAATACGTTGTCTTCTTTTTTATATGGTTTTTTAATTTTTCTTTTTCGCAGAAGGAAATCACAGTAACAGGAATTGTTATTGATGCTCGAACGCAAAATCCGCTAGAAAGTGTCGTGGTAACCATACAAAATACCGCTGTGATGCAGCTCACTTCAAAAATAGGGAAATTTGAACTTCATATATTTCCTAAAAAAGAACAGCTTCTTTTATTGAGAAACCAAGGTTACAAAGATTTTCTTTTAAAAGTCCAGTCTAATTTAAAAGAAAATATAGATCTCGGAATTTTACAATTAGAAGATACTTATTCAGATGAAGTTCCAGCTGCATTGATTACGTTGTCAGACAATGATTTTTCAGATGATAACAGTTCCTCTGAAATGACATCTGGTCTTTTGCAATCTTCAAGAGATGCTTTTATGCAGGCATCGGCATTCAATTGGGGGCAAGCTCGATTTCGCGTTCGTGGTTTGGATAGCGAAAATGCAATCACAATGCTTAACGGAATGCCAATGAATAAAATCTACGATGGCAGACCGCAATGGGGCAATTGGGGCGGTTTAAACAATGTACTTCGCAATCAGGAATTTTCAATCGGGACAGCTGCTTCCAATTATACCTTTGGAGGAATTTTAGGCACACAGCAGATTTTTACTCGTGCTTCTTTGTATAGAAAGGGAGAATCTTTTACGTTTTCTGGGAGCAATACCACTTATTTATGGAGGGCAGTTGCTACTTATGCTTCGGGAATGAATTTGTCTGGATGGGCTTTTGTCGTTTCAGCAGGAAAACGTTGGGCAGATGAAGGCTATTTTGAAGGTACAAGTTTCAATGCAGATTCGTTTTTTATTAGTGTAGAAAAAAGTAAACAAAAGACATTCTCTCAATTTTACAGGGTTTTATACGCCAAATTCAAGAGGAAAAAATTCAGCCAATACAAATGA
- the hflX gene encoding GTPase HflX, with amino-acid sequence MLEKEVINFERTVIVGIVTQNQSEEKLNEYLDELEFLTFTAGGEVIKRFSQKMERPNPKTFVGTGKIDDINLFVKENKISTVIFDDELTPSQQKNISRIIDCKILDRTNLILDIFAQRAETSYARTQVELAQCQYLLPRLSGLWTHLERQKGGIGMRGPGETEIETDRRIVRDRISLLKDKIKTIDKQMSIQRSNRGAMVRVALVGYTNVGKSTLMNAIGKSDVFVENKLFATLDTTVRKVVIKNLPFLLSDTVGFIRKLPTQLVDSFKSTLDEVREADLLLHVVDISHPDFEDHIESVNKTLQEIKSNDKPTIMVFNKIDAYKHLTIDEDDLITERTRKHYTLDEWKQTWMSNVGQNKALFISARNKENFEEFRETVYEAVRQIHITRFPYNKFLYPDYKDAVEKEDEE; translated from the coding sequence ATGTTAGAAAAAGAAGTTATAAATTTTGAGAGAACAGTTATCGTTGGTATTGTTACTCAGAATCAAAGTGAAGAAAAACTAAATGAATATTTAGACGAATTGGAGTTTCTGACTTTTACTGCTGGAGGTGAAGTTATTAAACGCTTTTCGCAGAAAATGGAACGCCCTAATCCGAAGACTTTTGTTGGAACGGGAAAAATTGACGACATCAATCTTTTTGTAAAAGAGAACAAAATATCGACTGTAATTTTTGATGATGAATTAACACCATCTCAGCAAAAAAATATCTCAAGAATTATTGACTGTAAAATTCTAGACAGAACAAACTTAATTCTAGACATTTTTGCGCAGAGAGCTGAAACTTCATATGCAAGAACTCAGGTAGAATTGGCGCAATGTCAATATTTATTGCCAAGACTTTCGGGCTTATGGACACACCTTGAGCGTCAAAAAGGGGGAATTGGTATGCGTGGACCTGGAGAAACAGAGATTGAAACCGATAGACGTATTGTGCGTGATAGAATTTCATTATTGAAAGATAAAATCAAAACAATCGACAAGCAAATGAGTATTCAGCGAAGCAATCGCGGTGCAATGGTTCGTGTTGCTTTGGTTGGATATACCAATGTTGGAAAATCGACTTTGATGAATGCAATTGGTAAAAGCGATGTTTTTGTCGAGAATAAATTGTTTGCAACTTTAGATACAACGGTTAGAAAAGTAGTTATTAAAAACCTTCCTTTTTTACTTTCTGATACAGTTGGATTTATTCGAAAATTACCAACTCAATTGGTTGATTCATTTAAAAGTACATTAGATGAGGTTCGTGAAGCCGATTTATTACTGCATGTAGTAGATATTTCGCATCCAGATTTTGAAGATCATATCGAATCTGTAAACAAGACTTTGCAGGAAATAAAAAGCAACGACAAACCAACTATTATGGTTTTTAATAAAATCGATGCTTACAAACATCTTACTATTGACGAAGATGATTTGATTACAGAAAGAACCCGTAAACATTATACTCTTGACGAGTGGAAGCAAACGTGGATGAGTAATGTTGGTCAGAATAAAGCTTTGTTTATCTCAGCTAGAAATAAAGAGAATTTCGAAGAATTTAGAGAAACAGTTTATGAAGCTGTTCGTCAAATTCATATTACTCGTTTTCCTTATAATAAATTCTTGTATCCTGATTACAAGGATGCAGTTGAAAAAGAAGATGAAGAATAA
- a CDS encoding choice-of-anchor J domain-containing protein, producing MVYSGNGYAEFNTTSTTAAENVAWLVSPKIDLTGYKNAVLSFRSAQHDLKVDSPLNTLEIYISTNFDGASLAKARWVKLEAKVPTLSTPSREFMSSGGIDLSAYSGNINIAFKYIGSGKDKTLNGAFMVDDIKIFGEK from the coding sequence ATGGTCTATTCTGGAAATGGTTATGCAGAGTTTAATACTACAAGCACAACCGCAGCCGAGAATGTGGCTTGGCTTGTTTCGCCAAAAATAGATCTTACAGGATATAAAAATGCAGTGCTTTCGTTTAGAAGCGCGCAACACGATTTGAAAGTAGATTCGCCTTTAAATACTTTAGAAATATATATATCAACCAATTTTGACGGTGCAAGCCTGGCCAAAGCAAGATGGGTAAAACTTGAAGCAAAAGTACCTACGCTCTCAACACCTTCCCGTGAGTTTATGAGTTCTGGCGGAATAGATTTATCTGCTTATTCAGGAAATATAAATATTGCTTTTAAATATATCGGTTCAGGGAAAGACAAAACGTTAAATGGTGCTTTTATGGTTGATGACATAAAGATATTTGGAGAGAAGTAA
- a CDS encoding DUF5689 domain-containing protein yields the protein MLAALGFSVPVDATNTYIDYRVGNKVYVKLKNQFTDLYYGGLRIGSLYVSNAGDPTIGRISQNEYKNVLNASCANLDEDQLVKSLTIEEALSDSKLNTLIELNDVEFTEAALGRHYFEESNNIGGSTNWYLRDKTGNQVIFRTSSYAKFADHFVPEGNGKARGIMTKFGSDYQFMVRSESDVVMNGKRSTPFFSEDFQSVKNNVNFTLPAGAIL from the coding sequence ATGCTTGCAGCTCTTGGTTTTAGTGTTCCAGTAGATGCTACAAATACTTATATTGACTATCGTGTTGGTAATAAAGTATATGTAAAACTTAAAAATCAATTTACAGATTTGTATTATGGAGGTTTAAGAATCGGAAGTTTATATGTAAGTAACGCAGGAGACCCAACAATTGGAAGAATTTCTCAAAACGAATATAAAAATGTACTAAATGCTTCATGTGCAAATTTAGACGAGGATCAATTGGTAAAATCGCTTACTATTGAAGAAGCACTTTCAGATTCTAAATTAAATACTCTGATCGAATTAAACGATGTTGAGTTTACAGAGGCAGCATTGGGGCGTCATTATTTTGAAGAGTCTAATAATATCGGAGGCTCTACCAATTGGTATTTGAGAGATAAAACAGGAAATCAAGTTATTTTTAGAACAAGCTCTTATGCAAAATTTGCCGATCATTTTGTGCCCGAAGGAAATGGAAAAGCACGAGGAATTATGACAAAATTTGGGTCAGATTATCAATTTATGGTGCGTTCTGAAAGTGACGTTGTGATGAACGGAAAAAGAAGCACTCCGTTTTTTTCAGAAGATTTTCAATCGGTTAAAAACAATGTAAATTTTACGCTTCCGGCTGGAGCAATATTGTAG
- a CDS encoding DUF5689 domain-containing protein produces MKKLILFFGLCLLYSCSNEVENPKLACTQPNLTVSKTVEKIYELTGTTAKQYLYDDVIEAYVVSSDEGGNFFKTISLQTKETENACSSWF; encoded by the coding sequence ATGAAAAAATTAATTTTATTTTTTGGCTTATGCTTACTATATAGCTGCAGTAACGAAGTTGAAAATCCAAAATTGGCATGTACACAGCCCAACCTTACTGTAAGCAAAACAGTAGAAAAAATATACGAGCTTACAGGAACAACTGCCAAACAATATTTATATGATGATGTTATAGAAGCTTATGTGGTTTCGAGCGATGAGGGAGGTAATTTTTTCAAAACGATTTCATTGCAAACAAAAGAAACCGAAAATGCTTGCAGCTCTTGGTTTTAG